The genomic segment CCACGCCCGCGTCTTCACGAAGGGATAGATAAACAGGAACTTGCCCTGCCCCGGCAGAATCTCCAGCCCGTGCCCGCTGCCTTCCACCCGGTTGACGTACTGGCTGCGCTTGTTCATGGAGATGAAGTTGTAGGGCTGCGTGAGGTAGCCCATCAGCCGGGTGCGGTTGAGCCGCCCCTGCGCCTCCTGAAAGTCCCGCACGTCGAAGGCGATGCGCCACAGCATGAAATCCACGTCGCCGCGCACGCCGACCAGCGAGTAGGTGCGCTGAATACGGCCCTGCTCCGGGGCGCCGTCCGTGACCCAGCCCTCGGCGGCGGCGAGAAACTCGGCCTTGATCTCCTCGCGCTCGGCGGGGGGCAGGCGGCGGAAGGCGGGGTCCAGCTTGAAGAACGCGTAGTTCAGGAACTGCCGCTGGGCACGGTCGGGGTCGCGCTGCGTGACCTGCCCGCTGGGATCGAGGTCCACCATCATCTTCGGGCGGCCACCGGGCGCACCGCCGGGACGCCCCCCGGTGCTCGGCGGCGTCTCCCCCGTCTGTGTCGGCTTCTGATCGTCGCCGCTCACCCCGTCACCGCCTGACCGCGCAGGTCGGTGGGCAGGCCGAAGTTGGCCCGGTAGAGGCTCTGAATCGCGTCATACTCGGTGTCCGTCAGGGGCGCGGCGGCAAAGGTCTGCACGTATTCCTCCAGCCCCTTCTCGTCGTAGATGTTGGGGAGAATGCTCGCCATCGCGGGCGAACGCAGCGCGAACCCGATGGCGAGCTGGCCGATGGTCCGGCCCCGGCCCTCCACGAACTCGGCATTCAGTTGCTCAACCTTCTTCAGGCCGTCTTCCATCCAGGCCTTGCGGCGGGCGTTGGTGGTCATGCGCCAGTTGCGGTGGTCGCCGGGCTCGAACTCGGTGTCGAGGGTCATGTAGCCCTCCAGCAGCCCGGAAGCGTGCGGGACGCGGGCCATCACGCCCACACCCTCGGCCTCTGCGACGGGCAGAATCTGTTCGCCCAGCACCTGCTCCAGCAGGTTGTAGATGATCTGGGTGGGAGCGCGGCGCTCCCGGATGGACGCGATGCCCTCCTCGATCTGCCGCTCGTTGAGCGCCGGACCCAGCGCGGTGCCGTAGGCGCGAATCAGACCTTCGGCCTTGAGCTTTTCCAGCTCGGCCCACAGGTCGTCGTTGCGAATCGCGTCCACCCGGCAGTTGTGCAACTGGTAGTAGTCGATGTAGTCGGTGCCCAGCCGCTTCAAGGAGCCTTCCAGCGCCTTGCGGAGGTAGGCGGGCGTCCAGTCGTGCGGGCGCTCCTGCTGACCCGGACGCTCGGGGTGGGTGTAGATGTCGTAGCCGAATTTGGTGCCGATGACGATCTTCTCGCGCACGTCCCCCAGCGCCCGGCGCTGGATTTCCTCGGCGCGGCCCGAGGCGTAGGTGTCGGCGTTGTCGAAAAACGTGACCCCGAGGTCGTAGGCGCGGCGCAGCAGGCGGACGGCCATCTCCTCGTCCTTGACGCCCCACCACGTCGTGCCGACGGTCCACACGCCGAACCCCACCGCGCTCACGGTGAGGTCGGTGCCCAGCAGTTTGCGGTACTCCATGGGCGGTACTGTTTCACCGCGCCCAGGGGACGTTTTGCCCCGAACGGTCGGTCAGGTGGGGCGAAGGCGACACGGCAGGCGCCCAGCACTCTTGAGAACTTAATAAAGCCTTCCTTTATCCAACTTGGGGAGAAGGATCAGCTTATACGAAGCCTGCCCGGAGCCAGGCGGGATGCATCGTCTTGGCGGTGCATCTAGGCTGACGGCCTGCCCGAGTCCGGGCCACAGGGAGGAGAGCGCTAGCCATGACCAACCCATCCACCGATCCCGGCGAGTCCCCCGACTCGCCCGCTCTCTTGGCCCCCATGGGGGTGCTGGAAAAACAGATCTACCGCGGCCCCAACGTCTACGGCTACCAGCCCATGATCCGCTTCCAGCTCGATCTGGGGACGCTGGAGGAGTACCCGTCGGACACACTTCCCGGTTTCAACGACCGCCTGCTGGAGCTTCTGCCCACGCTGGAGCGGCACGGCTGCTGCTTCCGCGAGCCGGGGGGCTTTATCCGCCGCCTGCGGGACGGCACCTGGCTGGGGCACGTGGCCGAACACGTCGCGCTGGAACTTCAGACGCTGGCGGGCACGCCGGTCACCTACGGCAAGACCCGCTCGGTGAAGGGGCAGCCGGGTGTCTACAACGTGCTCTATTCCTACCGCGAGGAACGGGTGGGCCTG from the Deinococcus sp. NW-56 genome contains:
- a CDS encoding chlorite dismutase family protein, with product MMVDLDPSGQVTQRDPDRAQRQFLNYAFFKLDPAFRRLPPAEREEIKAEFLAAAEGWVTDGAPEQGRIQRTYSLVGVRGDVDFMLWRIAFDVRDFQEAQGRLNRTRLMGYLTQPYNFISMNKRSQYVNRVEGSGHGLEILPGQGKFLFIYPFVKTRAWYDLTPHSRQGMMDEHIYASGPFKGVRINTSYSYGIDDQEFVVSFDSDYPQEFVDLVHRLRYTEASNYTLQDTPMFTCVKKELGDVLNDLG
- a CDS encoding aldo/keto reductase, translating into MEYRKLLGTDLTVSAVGFGVWTVGTTWWGVKDEEMAVRLLRRAYDLGVTFFDNADTYASGRAEEIQRRALGDVREKIVIGTKFGYDIYTHPERPGQQERPHDWTPAYLRKALEGSLKRLGTDYIDYYQLHNCRVDAIRNDDLWAELEKLKAEGLIRAYGTALGPALNERQIEEGIASIRERRAPTQIIYNLLEQVLGEQILPVAEAEGVGVMARVPHASGLLEGYMTLDTEFEPGDHRNWRMTTNARRKAWMEDGLKKVEQLNAEFVEGRGRTIGQLAIGFALRSPAMASILPNIYDEKGLEEYVQTFAAAPLTDTEYDAIQSLYRANFGLPTDLRGQAVTG